The window ttttatttagccaatcagaagcgacTATTTTACATATCACTGTGGcaaaaatttctttttccataatAACCAAAGCAAAGAAGCACCATGTGTTGCATAGCTGATTGTGAAGAACTGTTTCCATAGTTACCAAAgatgctgtgcatgtgcacaaggaggaggaggagatatgaaaaagataatttattttataaaattctagTTCAATGTTTTGACATGCCAATGCCCCCCTCCCCTGCCCTTGATGATGGAAGAAGCAgcatatatttaagagatgaggaattatgtacattatttacatttgacagatatttgtcctcatcatcactttagtggttaagagcacgggctactaaccccaagattctgagttcgattccaggcagtgacctgaataataataacatcgaaaaataccttggaaatgaaaacccaggttcgaaatttccccaagacacctgatgaaggttggagggaaTATctgctgaaacgtgttaacaactaacaaaatgaggacaaatatccatctaatgtaaataatataaatcagtcccagtacttactttttcttAAGTCTTGatcttattctattggtgaccattgccaaactgttaagttacagggatgttaactgctaagttacagggatattaACTATCAaggttatcaagtggtggagtgcagacaaacatagacacagagacataccttcactcatatatgtatgtatacacacacagacacagcaaacttccacagtttccgtcaaccaaattcactcacattagTTGATCAAGGtttatagttgaagatacttgcccaaggtgctatgcagtgggactgaaccggaaacatGGTTGCACACTGAGCTTCTACATTTTACTAGTACTTCATTGCTGACACACTATATACATCTTTTATGAGGTTAAACtgcaactttgttttgttttctttttgttgtttactttgtatcttctcacattgttctggccttaTGCAACAACCTTCTGTAAAGTTATGCCATGTAATGCTTCACCAGAACTACCATGTTTTAATCTTTCTAATTATAGTTTACCAGTCAACATGGCTGAAGAAGTAAAGCTTCAAACTGCTCCATTTGATGCAAGGTTTCCTAACCAGAATCAAACCAGGTAAGCTAAAAtttgtttatgtaaataattttcattaaGCCAGATTGAGTAAAGGTTCTGCTTACAAAATTGATTTAATATTGAAAGGAAATATATGAGTGTCAGTCTAAGTTGGTTGATAGTTTTCATTTAATCCTTGGACATCTTTGAATTAATCAGGTacaatcttgtagctttgagattttggtaatgtgattgtttatttttagaatgacattgtagagtggatgtgagaggctgaatctgaatagtttgaacataaaacaggaataaTATTTGACAacatatatattgagcacataATTGATATAGCTTCAGTTTGCCTTATACACAAAAACAATTGTTCTATTTCATAGCTGAATGCTTAATtctttaccattcagattactcagtaaaatgtgatgcttatttattcacattactaTGAAGTAATCACatatctcatagctttgggagttcaatgacatgattgtttactcttagaataacattgtagagtaggtgtgaaagCCCTGATCTGGTAACAtagaagtagaatatttgggccagatacggtcaatttaaatgttaaatggtGATTCAGTACTCAAGTGTAGAAACAATTGCTAGTATTGTCATTTGTTAAAAAAGTCTTTCAGTATTACTTATTCCAATTTCTGAAAACAAATGTCTTCGCATCCACTATTTTCTTATTGcttgtgttttaatatttttgaacagAAATTGCTGGCAGAACTATGTAGACTATCACAGATGTCACAAAATCAAGGGAGAAGACTACGAGCCATGTGATTACTTCAAGAGAGTTTTCAGGTCCATTTGCCCAAATGCTtgggtatgtacatattttttcttgCAAATATGCgtgattttaataaaaaaaaaatttaatatctacttttctatgcttgtatggggTTCACTGAGGCAGATTTGCTATGGTTTGATAACCTTATCACCAGCCCTCACCAGTTtcacaaggtaatatttccccatgaacgtttttcatggaagactggaaacaaacgatACTGATTGTATGttggtgacactcgtttacaagcATCACATGTCAAGAGAAGCAGACAcatgcacgtgtgcacacacatgtatacacagacacatgattggcttcttttagtttgtgtatcaaattcactcacaaagcattggtcagccaagGGCTATAACAAAAAACACTGTGAAAGGTAGTGTATTTTGGGGTTGTATCCAAAACtacagtggttgggaagcaagcttctaaaccacacagccatgcctgcatatataacttttattttattaactcgggtatgttttttctttttcaggttgAGAAATGGGATTCACAAATGGAAGAAGGAGTATTTGCTGCCAAAATATGATAGTCTAATTTAtaggaaatttttttcattaaagaCTTACTTTGTGAACTAATAGATTCTTGAAGcttgattaaataaatttattaaatgatgTACTTGTTATTTTGGAGATTATTAAAGGGTTTAACCATGGGATGGTTAGCTCAGAACAGATGATAAAAGTTCAAAATCATGTTTTCTAGCATACAAGAATTGGACAAGAAGAGTTTTAAAACTGTAAAGGAAATATCATTAagcaaaaattgaaaatatattaggaaaaacttGTTTTAGaaaagatttttcaaaataaaaaaatatatataacttttcagTTTTGCATACTGAGGCTCATCTACACAAGACAAGTTCCACATTCTCCTCAACTTTCatttcatcatcctttaacatctattttccatgctggcatgggtgggatggcaaggccaggggccacatcaagttccatagtctgttttggcttggtttctaaggctggatgcccttcctaatgccaaccactttacagagaaaaTGGTTTCCTTGATTGCATTTCAAAGCATACAACTTATTGACTGCTTCTGTAGTCTCTCCTCCTTCACGAAGAATCCTAATGAATTCATCACAAATGGGATAAAGTTCagttgattttaaatattttgtatttccaAGAATCCCAGTAGCTGTCTCACCCATTCTTCCTACATGTTTCAGTCTAACCGCTTTACTGGCATTCCGCTGGTTATGACATTGAGGGATCCAATTGACCCGATCAGCTGAACAGCCTGCTTataaaattaatgtgtaagtggttgaacactccacaaacacatgtacccctaacgtagttctcgaggagattcagtgtcaccgtcacctagcggttcggcaaaagagaccaatagaataagtactgggcttacaaagaataagtcccagggtcaatttgctcgactaaaggcggtgctccagcatggccgcagtcaaatgactgaaacaagtaaaagggtaaagagtatgCACGAGTGAAAACTCTAGATCCTGAGTACATGGAGAATATAATAAATTCAGCAGGGAAATATTTGTGCCACTTCTCTATATTCTTCAGTTTCGACCAGgtcttattttctttctgaaaGAGTTCAGGACCAGGTCCCATTGATATAAATATTGCTGCTTTAAGATCAACAAGAGTTCCTATCAAGTTACTGTCTAAAATGAGTGATTAATTCAAAGATTTGGGAACTGGATATGCTTAATAGTAATGGATGAATTGGTAAAGCTAACAGTTCCACTGTATCTCTCTCTGCTGACAACGTCAGTTTCTCTAAAGTGGGTTGAAGAGGCAAGTCAATAGCCTCTAGTAATGTATAAAAGTTATAGTTTGTTCAGAGTTGTAATAATCATATTGACTGTATCATTCATTTGTAGTGGgtccttaatccgtttgtcactatacttattttgatatacactattgttttcattgatttgaaaacaataaatttaGTAAATCTTGTGATTAGAGATAGGAGCAGTATTCACACCAAGAAGTAATGTTAATGGTTACTTGAGCAAGGGTATTCTTTAAGAACAGATGATACTAATATTTTAACCACAAGAGGATGCTTCCTCCTGCACTTTGCAATCTATATGTTAcaagtggcgagttggcagaaacgttagcacgctggacgaaatgcttagccgtatttcgtctgctgttacgttctgagttcaaattctgccgaggtcgacttttgcctttcatcctttcagggttgataaattaagtaccagttacacactgaggtcggtgtaatcgacttaatccatttgtctgtccttgtttgtcccctctgtgtttagccccttgtgggtagtacagaaataggtatgtcgtctgtctttacattctgagttcaaattccgctgaggtcgactttgcttttcatccttttgggatcgataaattaagtaccagttgtgaactgtaagcgatctaatcgactggccccatcccccaaaatttcaggccttgtgcctagaatagaaaagcatGTATCTACTGCAAGCAGGGAGAGAACTCCTTACTATCCTAGCTTGGAGACCACCGTATCACAGGATTTTGACCTTATTGGATCATCCTTGGTGATGGGCACTCATCTGCCTAACATAGCATAGTCTATCCCagcttgcaatatatagaaaagacAGTGTTATATAGTCACTGGTTCTGCAACTAGCAAAATAGTGCATTAAGAAAATCACTATTAAGATATAGGGAAAGTATTCACACGGAGAAGTAATGCTTATTGTCACTTAAATGTGGGTGTTCTTTAAGAACatgtttagatcactttaaaacaggaagcttgTATCATTAGAACcagggtgggttggtatcaaaagagttaaacacTTTGTCaggataaaataattttagacaAAACTTCGATTGTGAAAGTTTACATTTTAAAGTATAATTTTCCAAAAGAAATCTTTAAAgttcaataaattcatttatctTAATTGGCTTAATGAAAATATAaccaaattatattaaatataaaataaatctcgATCATTGAATTGAATGATGTGATGTGTTGTTAGACCAATATGTGTTAATTTTTGTCAAAATGTTCTCAGGTAGTGACCAATTAGTGGTTGTTTTTTGATCTGCTGTGATTAGAGGTATTTTCAGTAGAGATTTTAATTTctgaaaaagagaataaaaatattatttacaaaccTAATAAAGTAAAATCTCATTATTACTTCAATTTCAAGATATTATGATTGTGATATTTCAATGAATGAAATATTTGCGAATtgccccttcatcatcatcatcgtttagcgtccgttttccatgctagcatgggttaaatatgtatattactttTTCCCAACTCTTCTGGCATGAATAACATATAAATCAAACATTAACATGAATACttgatgcagatatatatataaatgtcattttTGATACTTTTTTATCTAATGCTTGTCAGAATCGTCTAGTTTATTCCATCATTTAGTATGAGTGTTACTCTTAACAATTAATTCCATTAAAGTTAGATTATTTAGGATGGTTCTGAATAAAGTTTGGATTTAACCTTGGAACTATTAACAATTAGCCTAGTCAGAAGAAAGGGAGTTCCAAACCTTTATGCGGACCCTCTGAGATGGGTATGATTGGTTATGGCTTGAATAAACTAAATTAATGCTTGCAGGAAAAGTATGAGCAGAGATGGCATTCCAGTGAGTTATTGTTCTGAGTTAAGTGTCAGTAGGTCTTCCCTTATCATGGATAATATAATATAGCATTCTATATAAGTAGGGTAAATGTTAGACTATTTCTGGCAACTACCAAAGTTAGCTATAACAGTATAGGCAACATAACCAGTATGACAGCTTGAAGCAATAGAAGTCGAGTCAAATCCACCATCAAAATGCTACACCAGCATTCTGTTTTGTATGCTTACTTGACAAGTGTATAAAACCAAAGTATCTCTCAAACACAGTCcaagataaaattatattaaatatatttataagaaggCACATACAACATAACcaattttatgaaagaaaaaatatttcacatgtATTGCAGCATATTTGGGGTGGGGGGCACTTGAACTCACTTTGGAGAAACTGACTTTGCCAGTGGGGAGAAACAGTGGAAGCGTTAGCTTTAACAATTCATCCTTGACTATTAAACATAACCAGTTCCCAAATCTTTGAATTAATCGCTGGTTTTAGACCGTAACTTGACAGGGTCTCAGGTTAGCAATCAGAGGGATTTGAAAGAGTTGATAATCCCTTAATAGTCCAGCTTGTAGACAAAATTATAATGCCTTACAAGAACATTTGTTAAAGTATACTAGAAACTGGATACTGCTTCCAAACCACTCCTCAACAACAGCTGCTAAGATCAGTTACACTAATGCACTATACAGGTGTCACAAGAAAAaggtaaatttctttcaaattacacTCTTGAAGGATGAAGTGATTCTAGATATACAATGGGCCAGCTAGTTAATGTCAAGCAGTCACACTCAACAACTGAAAGAGTTATGTAACTATTGAGAACTTGTATTATTCATCAGTTGCCTTGAAGACAGTGTAAAGAATTTTACTGAGTATCAATGGAGTGAAACTTCAGTTTTCGAGAGAATAAGTAaactctacttttttttttatatagtttgcatatatacacacatactttattattattaaaactgcaaaaacatcacaaaaatatcacaataaCTTGCTACAcaaagtttcacgttcctgtttgtTGGACACTTTAGATTGGGAATCTAAACTCTCCAACAaatggaaacgtgaaactctgagtagcagtttactgcaatatttttgatgtttttgcagctttgataataataaagcatattactctacctctggaaTTCAAGTACTATGTTAttcaccttgtttcgcatttatgtgcttaatttagtaatatatatatatatcaggtcatcccataagttctgtccgattttaccttttttataattgaatgaaatatagtattttagaatgtctaatggaattaaaaattatttttatgcatttgtgtacatcatcatcatcgtttaacgtccgctttccatgctagcatgggttggacggttcaactggggtctgggaagcccgaaggctgcaccaggccagtcagatctggcagtgtttctacaggtggatgcccttcctaacgccaaccactccgtgagtgtagtgggtgctttttatgtgccaccatcacaggtgccagacaaggctggcgaacggccatgctcggatggtgctttttacgtgccaccggcacggaggccaggcgaggctggcatggccacgatcggatggtgtttgttatgtgccaccagcacggaggccagtcgatgcggtactggctatggccatgttcggatggtttcttatgtcccaccggcactggtaccacaaaactacaaattccattgatgttcatcgattttgatttgattctttgatttttgattttcacttgcctcaacaggtcttcacaagtagagttatgtgtcccaagaaggaaggtatgcacaggtggactgactacgtcccaggtaggggccatgggttatggcctcacttgtcctgctgggtcttctcgcgcacagcatacttgcatttaaacaaattaaatattatatcacagaataatagaattaaaatttctttgattaaaactctttctaacaaagagcatttgaggtacataatgctttatgagtacaaaaaagtaaactctgcagccgaagtgactcgaaacatacactcagtttatgggaaagaatgcttgaatgaaagaacttgcagaagatggtttgcaaaattcagaagtggagatttcagccttaaagatgaagatcaaacaggacgtccagttgagtttgatgataagatcTTTGAGGCATTATTTGAAGAACATCcagcattatcagttgaagacttggcaataaagcttagttcaaaccatacaacttttcatcgtcatcttcaacaacttggaaaggtttctAACTTTGAAAATGGGAGCCTCATGAATTGTCagaaagcaaccacaaatcccgagttgacaactgctcttctctccattttcgcgaactcatttcactcttttttggatagacttgtgacttggtgacgaaaaatggatcttctatcaaaaACAGtgacttggtaaaagggaaaaagctcaaccacaaatgagaagggaacttcatgggggaaaaggttcttctctctatctggtaggattgcaaaggagtaattcactttgttaccacctaatgcaacaatcaatgctcaagtctactgtcagcaattacagcatttgaaccaagctttgaaggaaaaaagacctgctttagtgaatcgaaaaggagtgatgcttcatcaggacaatgcatgatcccacactgcaaagatcacatcacagaatatcgaagagcttggttggggaaaaattcctcatccaccttattctcctgaccttgctccttcagtctaccatttgttttgtagtttacagaatcatttgagggacataactttcacaagccaggaggcggttgaaactgacatttcagagttcttcgctttgaaaccaaaagagttttacattgatgggattaaaaagcttgtaaatagttggaaggaagtcatagataatcagggaaagtacattgatgattaaatttcaattaaatataacatttgaccacttgttttctttattcaaaattcggacagaacttatgggatgacctgatatatatatatacacacacactcattgagTGTACTTTTTTTTTGGTGGCACTATCaatagtgaggtcaccaagtccCTCGGCTGAGTGGAATATATTAcaagttacatacatacaagcaatcatacacacatacatgatgggtttCCTTCACTTTCCATTAAcctaatccactcataaggctttgcattgttctgagactgaacctgaaaatgTGATTGATAAGCAAACTTGCATGaagttgttgtcatcgtcgtcatcatcatcatttaatgtctgttttccatgcatgcataggtagggcagttcacaggagctggccaggtagaaaaactaccttaTGCtactctgtctgttttggcagggttttgaTTGCTGgaacccttcctaacaccaacaactctgcAGATAGgacagtgatttttatgtggcactagcacaggtgaagTTAGcctgatttttacagctggatgcctttccaaatgccaatcactttacagtggggactagatgctttttacgtggcaccagcactagcagAGTCACCAAGTAACGCGCaaaacaaggaattatgagaggggcaaAGGCATTTAAGGAGGGGAGCTcatgtcagaggatgaaaggttagagggtgacaaagagacagagaggcagaaacaggtgtcttgctataacggagggggcattagaggaggtgatccagtatcagatgatgaaaggttagagtgtgacagagaaatagGGAGGCAGAGTAACcatttctactcaaggcacaaggcttgaaatttaggggagggggttcagtcgattagattgaccccagtatacaactggtacttaatttatcgaccctgaaaagatgtaaggcaaagttgactttggcagaatctgaactcagaatgtaaagacagatgaaataacgcTAAAGGGAggcagaataataaaaaaaaaagttcaaaagatgcaaatacttttttttatatatttaaccatCTCTTCATACAGTAAAAGAAAGATTtttcaataaagtaaatatagaCAAATTAAAATCCTTGAGTtacctaaaataattttttagtttAGATCTAATAAATTATGGATGGACATTTCATATTGTTCCTACATTCTTGACCTACTCTGGATCTTagattcatcaacatcatcatcatttactgtcttgttttccatgctggcatggaatagATGGTTTGATTAGAACTGGTAagctgttttggcttggtttctatggctggatgccaaccactccacagagagTACTGGGTGTTTTATGTGTTTCCAACATGGCTGCCTCTTACgtatcactggcacaggtgccatttacatgttACTGGCAGAGATACcatttacgtgtcactggcacaggagccttttatgtgtcactggcacaggtgccacttGTCATTGGCATGAGCTGCTTATTATGTGTCAGTGGCacgagtgccttttatgtgttgtgatctctacatgtcactggcatggataTTTTCTATGTGTCACCtcaattcatataaaaaaaacccagctaaACTTGTATGGACTttcatcaaacaaaaaaaaaaaaaaacacagaataaCTTATACTTACATGTAGAGCATCTAATTTACTTTCATCTGTGATATATTGTGCTTCTGTAAGAATATAGAAGAGTATTAATATTAGCAAGTTAACCAGTTGCAAATCATCATTGCTTTTCCATGATCCCATGGATCACAAAATTCAGActttttttatagctggatgtgtTTACTTTTATccaaccctcaactgtttccaagcaaggtaatatttgtcCAAGGCTGGACATGTTTCCAAGTCAGACTGCtagtatgatggtgacactttcccaatgtcaagataaggatgcacacacgcatatacatagtcatatacacacttatgtaatattatgcacatatatatcattattgtcaCTTTGAATTCCActtatccatgcttgcatgggtttgttgaggcaaattttctgcagctagatgctcttcaagtcaccaaccctcacctgtttccaagcaagttaatatttctaCATGGCCAGatgtgtttttgcagaatattggaattaAAATTATCACGTGATATGaagacaaagacatacacacacatgaccagcttctttcagttttcacctagatccactcacaag of the Octopus sinensis linkage group LG1, ASM634580v1, whole genome shotgun sequence genome contains:
- the LOC115214677 gene encoding cytochrome c oxidase subunit 6B1; translation: MAEEVKLQTAPFDARFPNQNQTRNCWQNYVDYHRCHKIKGEDYEPCDYFKRVFRSICPNAWVEKWDSQMEEGVFAAKI